A window of Cohnella herbarum contains these coding sequences:
- a CDS encoding acetoacetate decarboxylase family protein, whose translation MSISRDEVVKSFSTPIDNPLIPRFPVQFRKNEILTVLYRTDRAAIERILPDPLEAVDDLVIVHFYHMTDAEWFGNYYESAIQVQVRLKGTDILGAYSPYLYLGNDGAIAAGREIYGQPKKSGNPSIKFVDDLIVGKVERNGIDIITGTMAYKQRRSSREEMLSAIPFTTNINLKIIPHIDGTPAIHQLTARTFSNLVVHECWRGPATMEIRPNAQAPVHNLPVREMMDGYYWVCDFDLPMGEVIHDYLKS comes from the coding sequence ATGAGCATTTCAAGGGATGAAGTCGTGAAGTCTTTTTCGACCCCTATTGATAATCCGTTAATCCCAAGGTTTCCCGTACAGTTTCGCAAGAATGAAATATTGACCGTCTTATACCGCACGGATCGCGCCGCGATCGAAAGGATTTTGCCAGACCCGCTGGAAGCCGTCGACGATCTCGTTATCGTACATTTCTATCATATGACGGACGCGGAATGGTTCGGCAACTACTATGAATCGGCTATTCAAGTGCAAGTTCGGTTGAAGGGTACCGATATTCTGGGCGCTTACTCGCCATACTTGTATTTAGGGAACGACGGCGCGATCGCCGCCGGAAGAGAAATCTACGGACAACCGAAGAAATCCGGCAATCCGTCCATTAAATTCGTGGACGATCTGATCGTCGGCAAGGTAGAGCGCAACGGGATCGACATCATCACGGGAACGATGGCTTACAAGCAAAGAAGATCTTCGAGAGAAGAGATGCTGAGCGCGATTCCTTTTACGACGAATATTAATTTGAAAATCATCCCCCATATCGACGGAACGCCAGCCATTCACCAATTGACGGCGCGCACGTTCAGCAATCTCGTCGTGCATGAATGCTGGCGCGGACCGGCTACGATGGAAATCCGCCCGAACGCTCAGGCTCCGGTGCATAACTTGCCTGTTCGGGAAATGATGGACGGTTATTATTGGGTTTGCGATTTCGATCTTCCGATGGGCGAAGTCATTCACGATTATTTGAAATCCTAA
- a CDS encoding SDR family NAD(P)-dependent oxidoreductase: protein MAKWEFANEVVLITGGSGGLGMSLVRKLLDAGAKVYASDWSDRNLGAMRASFPEAENGNLVLDKVDVRNISSLQSWVQSAVEREGEIHVLVNAAGICGMDSYDKVTESYWDDVVDINMKATFFAIQSVAEIMKSQQYGKIVNISSVGAFTGGAIATPPYAAAKAGILALTKSYANALSPSGICVNTVAPGPFDTEMIADFPQDTMSRIVASTPCRRVGLPDEVADAVLFLADRANKHITGATLDVNGGLYLR from the coding sequence ATGGCGAAATGGGAATTTGCGAACGAAGTCGTATTAATAACGGGGGGTTCCGGCGGTCTGGGGATGTCTTTGGTCAGAAAACTTCTGGATGCCGGCGCTAAGGTGTACGCAAGCGATTGGAGCGATCGCAACCTGGGGGCGATGCGCGCTTCTTTCCCGGAAGCCGAGAATGGAAATCTCGTTCTCGATAAGGTCGACGTAAGAAACATATCTTCACTGCAAAGCTGGGTACAAAGCGCGGTCGAGCGAGAAGGAGAAATCCACGTCCTCGTTAATGCCGCCGGCATTTGCGGAATGGATTCCTATGACAAAGTAACGGAGAGCTACTGGGATGACGTCGTAGACATTAACATGAAGGCCACTTTCTTCGCGATTCAATCGGTCGCCGAGATCATGAAAAGTCAGCAATACGGCAAGATCGTCAATATCAGTTCCGTCGGCGCCTTCACGGGCGGCGCGATCGCGACCCCGCCTTATGCCGCTGCCAAAGCGGGCATTCTGGCTCTGACCAAATCGTACGCGAACGCGTTGTCTCCATCCGGAATCTGCGTCAACACCGTTGCGCCCGGTCCGTTCGACACCGAGATGATCGCAGACTTCCCGCAAGACACGATGAGCCGGATCGTGGCTTCCACGCCATGCCGCCGAGTCGGATTGCCGGACGAGGTCGCGGATGCGGTTCTGTTCCTCGCCGATCGCGCGAACAAGCATATTACCGGAGCAACGCTGGATGTTAACGGCGGCTTGTACCTGAGGTGA
- a CDS encoding SDR family NAD(P)-dependent oxidoreductase translates to MRLERKVALITGASRGIGKAVAMGFAREGAKVVILSDEPQSVGMEVVAEIASLGGQALYLQCDVSEKEQVLMTVEKSVAYFGNIDILVNNAGICPFHDFLTMPISLWERVTDVNQKGTFLFSQAVANHMVLKGTKGRIVSTSSIGAWVGGSTQTHYCPSKAAIENMMKSMAVALGPHGITCNSVLPGAIETDINREDLADPVKREYFIQRTPVRKLGQPEDLVAAYVFFASDDAYFVTGSSLLVDGGMFVNLQ, encoded by the coding sequence ATGAGACTTGAACGCAAAGTAGCCCTGATTACGGGGGCATCCCGCGGAATAGGCAAAGCGGTGGCGATGGGTTTCGCGCGCGAAGGCGCCAAAGTCGTCATCTTATCGGACGAGCCGCAGTCCGTCGGCATGGAAGTCGTAGCGGAGATCGCGAGCTTAGGCGGGCAAGCGCTCTATCTTCAATGCGACGTTTCCGAGAAGGAACAAGTGTTGATGACGGTCGAGAAGTCCGTTGCTTATTTCGGGAATATCGATATTTTGGTCAACAACGCGGGGATATGCCCCTTTCATGATTTCCTGACGATGCCGATTTCCTTGTGGGAAAGGGTCACGGACGTGAATCAGAAAGGCACCTTCCTATTCTCTCAAGCCGTGGCCAATCATATGGTGCTCAAGGGGACGAAAGGCAGAATCGTCTCGACCAGCTCGATCGGCGCATGGGTAGGGGGCTCGACGCAAACCCATTATTGTCCGTCGAAGGCGGCTATCGAGAACATGATGAAAAGCATGGCCGTCGCGCTCGGACCGCACGGAATTACTTGCAATTCCGTGCTCCCCGGCGCGATCGAAACGGACATTAACCGTGAAGATCTCGCCGATCCCGTCAAACGGGAGTATTTCATCCAACGGACGCCGGTCAGAAAGCTCGGACAGCCGGAAGACCTTGTCGCCGCTTACGTGTTCTTCGCATCGGATGACGCTTATTTCGTTACGGGATCGAGCTTGCTTGTAGATGGCGGCATGTTCGTGAATTTGCAATAA
- a CDS encoding mandelate racemase/muconate lactonizing enzyme family protein — MKIAKIEAYGIRCPEPNDNGNLRHAALVRVETDCGLVGWGEGIAMWPEAVRAVTVLIEHGFAPMLIGQDPTETEAIWNQMKRHVWWYGEGGIASFAISAIDIALWDIKGKALGVPLYKLFGGKVQDKLPSCASIHVKHATHEENAAEIYGYMEEGYQSVKVGFGKKGQARLGREARYDQDFARTVRERIGDDKGFIIDIGNNVKWDVAHAIRMTKAFEQYGIHWIEEPFHPSDIEAHRQLREATSTLIGTGEREWTVDGYHKLLKSGIVDVVGVDPARVEGITAFRQIINLTGAEKRKFNAHAWSTAITSAASIHLSISSPHCLLMEYKPLPNPMQDELVYEPIKHKDGYAVAPEAPGLGIEVNEDKVREYRFI; from the coding sequence ATGAAAATCGCGAAAATAGAAGCCTACGGCATCCGTTGCCCGGAGCCTAACGATAATGGAAATTTACGCCACGCGGCTTTGGTGCGGGTGGAGACGGACTGCGGACTCGTCGGCTGGGGAGAAGGCATCGCGATGTGGCCGGAAGCGGTTCGCGCCGTGACGGTGCTCATCGAGCATGGCTTCGCTCCGATGTTGATCGGCCAAGATCCTACGGAGACGGAAGCGATCTGGAATCAAATGAAACGTCACGTATGGTGGTACGGAGAGGGAGGCATTGCCTCGTTCGCTATCAGCGCCATCGATATCGCATTGTGGGATATTAAGGGCAAAGCGCTAGGCGTACCTCTCTATAAGCTGTTCGGGGGCAAAGTCCAGGACAAGCTGCCTTCGTGCGCGAGCATTCACGTTAAGCATGCGACCCATGAAGAGAACGCCGCGGAAATCTACGGTTATATGGAAGAAGGCTATCAATCCGTCAAGGTCGGTTTCGGCAAGAAAGGCCAAGCCCGACTCGGTCGGGAAGCGCGCTACGATCAGGATTTCGCGCGGACGGTCAGAGAGAGAATCGGCGACGACAAAGGCTTCATCATCGATATCGGCAACAACGTGAAATGGGATGTCGCCCATGCGATCCGTATGACGAAAGCTTTCGAGCAATACGGCATTCATTGGATCGAAGAGCCTTTCCATCCGAGCGATATCGAAGCTCACCGTCAACTGCGCGAGGCGACCTCGACGTTGATCGGCACGGGAGAACGCGAATGGACCGTGGACGGTTACCATAAGTTGCTGAAGAGCGGCATCGTCGACGTCGTCGGAGTCGATCCGGCTAGGGTGGAAGGCATCACCGCTTTCCGCCAGATCATCAACTTGACGGGAGCCGAGAAGAGGAAGTTTAACGCGCACGCTTGGAGCACCGCGATTACGTCGGCCGCAAGCATCCATCTGTCGATCTCTTCGCCGCACTGTTTATTAATGGAATACAAACCTCTGCCTAACCCGATGCAGGACGAACTCGTATACGAACCGATCAAGCACAAAGACGGCTACGCGGTCGCTCCGGAAGCGCCTGGCCTCGGAATCGAAGTTAATGAAGATAAGGTTCGGGAATACCGATTCATATAA